From Caretta caretta isolate rCarCar2 chromosome 9, rCarCar1.hap1, whole genome shotgun sequence, one genomic window encodes:
- the CMC4 gene encoding cx9C motif-containing protein 4 isoform X2, with product MSGSVDMPQKDPCQKQACEIQKCLQANNYLEARCEAVLQEMRRCCALYPKGRSICCSGFEKEEREREKLKAASNGIHAAPQ from the exons TTCTGTGGATATGCCCCAGAAGGATCCCTGCCAGAAACAAGCCTGTGAAATACAGAAATGCTTGCAAG CCAACAACTATCTGGAGGCTAGATGTGAGGCTGTGCTCCAAGAGATGAGAAGATGCTGCGCCCTGTACCCCAAGGGCAGATCCATCTGTTGTTCGGGGTTTGagaaagaggaaagagagagggagaagcttAAGGCAGCTTCAAATGGGATTCATGCAGCACCACAGTAa
- the CMC4 gene encoding cx9C motif-containing protein 4 isoform X3, with protein MPQKDPCQKQACEIQKCLQANNYLEARCEAVLQEMRRCCALYPKGRSICCSGFEKEEREREKLKAASNGIHAAPQ; from the exons ATGCCCCAGAAGGATCCCTGCCAGAAACAAGCCTGTGAAATACAGAAATGCTTGCAAG CCAACAACTATCTGGAGGCTAGATGTGAGGCTGTGCTCCAAGAGATGAGAAGATGCTGCGCCCTGTACCCCAAGGGCAGATCCATCTGTTGTTCGGGGTTTGagaaagaggaaagagagagggagaagcttAAGGCAGCTTCAAATGGGATTCATGCAGCACCACAGTAa